In Carassius auratus strain Wakin chromosome 41, ASM336829v1, whole genome shotgun sequence, the DNA window GAAGAAAAAGTTATATAAGACAAACTCGCTTCAGCCTCAAATTCAGTGTATATCAGGACTGAATCAGTTATACTAGTGCTTTCAAAGTGCTTGAGGCTCATAAAAACAATACTACTTTGTTCGAATCACCTGCTCAGTAAATTCACAAATATAACACCCACATCTGCCATAACCGATTCTGTAATGCGCTGGGAATTTATAGGCTTAATCTACAACAGGGCTCTGTGCCAGCGTTGATTGCAGGATTTAGCGGAGATGAGCCCCCTTACCTCGTTCCAGGTCATGGGCTCCGTTCTGAACAGAGAGCTGGTGAGCTCCACAGACAGTCGTTTCTTGTAGTCCTGGGGCTTATCCTCAGACATGCGGAACAGAACTGCAGCAGCGTACGTGGCTGTGGGCGAGAGATAGCAACGTTAGTGTGACCGAGAAAACATTCGAGCCAGCCCTGCTCACCCCAGCCTCTGCCTCCAGTGGAAATCATTGCATAGCTGGGAAAACAAATCTGCATAGTGTTTTGTATTCATGCTTGCTTCTCTGTGTTTATTCAGTGGAAGTTTCACTTGTTTCTTCAAACTTTGTTGTGACATCGGTAGTCAGCGAGACTGTGTTGCCATTATATTTAACTGATGTCTTTCTGCATTATTGTGTGCCGGCTATGCTTGCACACGTGTTGCTTATTAAAACGGGGCGCACACTCACCTACACCCTCGTTTCTGGAGTGGAGGAGCTCTGTGAGAGGAGCGGTGGCTCCTTCTGCCTCAATGGCCTCAGCTGCCTCCTTATCCTGAGCCAGCTCACACAGTACACCTGCAGCTACACGCTGGATGTTCTCGATCGGAGAATACAGCAACTgcagagaaagagcgagagagacacGTCAGACAGACTGACAATGGGTCGAAGTTCAGCAGATGTAAATATACTACCAGCGTCACCCACACTTTAACTTACTCAATTCACTAAAAAAGACAGTGTAACAGTGATGGATAAAACTTCAGAATGATAGGCTGAACGAACAAGAATTTGAACAATCTAAAGATCGAATACAATAGCGGAAAATAAGTCACAAAAAGCAGAGCGGCAGAATAATCGGAACAAAcaatagaaaaaacaaacaagctaaCAAGTGAAAGATAGACAGTTGGAATGAACAAGACCAAATGAAGGATAGATAACTAGAATGACAGAACAAAGAATGCTCAATAAATATGATCAATAGATAGATCAATAGAACAAACCAAGCAAACAAATGGACAGACAAGAATGAACAATATACAGAACAAACAAACGCCAATGATAGAACTAATGTAAGATGATGTATTAGAAGGATagaaaaaatgaacaaacaaatgaaaaagatCTTCAGCCAGATAAATCGACTGACGGACAAATAGGAAAAACTAGAAAGaaatgactgatagcacgagctcTCAGCGACTGACCTGAACAAACAGTGGAATAGTGTTGAGTCCTCTGATGACGATTCTGTTGTGAATATCTCTGGCTAGAATGTGCAGAGCTCCAGTGCAGCCCTCCACGATCTCCTCCATACGCACACCCTCCTGAACACAACACACGAACACCTCATTCACATCCATTCTGCAAGAAAATCACTGAATACCTGTGCTAATACAGAAACAGAGTACAGCATAAATTGGCCATTAAGTTTTCATTTCAGAATTCAGCTGCTTTAAAAGTCGGCCGCTCACGTGACCATGACTCACCACAAACTGCTGCTGTGTTCCCCCCATGGAGGTGCGTCTCTGAGTGTCCTGATGGGCCCTGACCAGAAGCTGCACCAGGCGGGGAATGGCACCCTGCTCTCGGAGCGGGGCGTGGTTGGCGGGGCACAGCGCCAGGTTACGGATAAGCCCAACGGTGGCCTGGGAGAGGATAGAGTgataaaataaacctttaagaAAAACAATCCTTTCCTTGATGCACAATGAAAGCCACTAAAAGACACAAATGATGATCTCATATCACTTCCATACCTTAATGAGAGGCCAATGCGAGGGAGGGTGGAGCAGTTTGACCACCACCGGCAGCCCATAGTGCAGCCTCACTGCATTCTGGGCCATCTCTGCTTCCTGATGTCTGGATGTGAGGTGACGGAGGGCACAGATAGCAGGCTCTGTGATGTCCTCTCTGTCTCCAGCACGAAGAACAGTGCGCACAAGGGCCTCGATGCCGCCCACTTGGCACACCATCATCTTGTTCTTGTAATTGTTGCAGGTGAGGTTGGACAGGATTCCAGCAGCACACGTCACCACGTTAATGTCGTCTGAACCGAGCAACTGGACCAAGGTGCCCAAGAGCCCCTCCATTCCCTCCTGTAGAACAGAAGGATCCAGAGTTGAGACGCGCTACTTTATTCAACCCAGAATGTGCATCCATGACAAACTcgatccagatttttttttagtcCCGCACACGAGCAGCCACAACCATTCGTAACATTTTACTACACGTTACATGAGGTTGTAAGCCTACCATGAGTGGGTAAACTGTTAAATACACAAAATCAAACCAAAAATGCTTTGATAATTCAGGAATTCTGATGCCACAACAACAGCTGGGTGAAATGTAAATATAGCGCAGGCATTACAACCAAATGTAGCGCCCGTTCATGctccaacactttttttttccttttttgacaATTTGATGTCCTGTGTGGGGTCAGAGCTGGCTACAGCCCCTAATCCCCGACACAGACAAAGGCAGGAATGACTGTTACCTGCACATCTACTTCTGCTAAAGACGTCTTCTCCATGGAAACAATggggagacagaaagagagggcTCATGTAGGAAGAACAGAAGACAGCGTAAAAGAGCTGAAGGAAAGACACAAACGGATCGGTACCTGTTTGGTGGCAGCATCTGAGAGATTCCTCAAAGTCCACAAGCAGTTTTGTACCAGTCGCTGACTGGGGTCCGTGAGGTGAAGGCCAAGTGCTTGCATGCCacctgaaaacaagacaaagcTTCCATGTTCAAACCATCTTAAATCAGCCGCCAGCTTCCATTGCATTATACTGGAGTAAACCCAAGACAAATGGACTCACCAGCCTCAACAATGGCAGGTTTGTTACTGGAGCAAACAGACAGCACTTTGAGCACTCGACTGGTGGTCCACAACAGTTTCTCATACGTGTACGTCCTCATGATGTTGACCAGAGCCTGTGGGCCTCCACTGGCCAGAATGATAAGCTGAAAAGCAAATTACATATAATAcgctattaatataatattatttattatttgtaactgAAAAGCACTTATAAATCAGCTGGTGTCAACAAAAGGAGCTTTGAgcctttagttttttttcttcaccagaACAAAAGCTGGatggtttaacatttaaaaaagaaattcagaaatatttaaatatttttattattattattattattattattattattaattactactactactactagtagtaAGTATAGTTATACATGGTAATTACTATTATAGCCAAATTTTGCAGTTCTGCAAAAGAAGCTGAGGAAACCTggagctttttcttttcttttataataattttaaatatcaattttatataaataaacagccCTACAATAGTCAGACATCCAGTGCCAATGAGAACATCAAGAGGCAAATTCCAAATATAGCAGTTATTTTGTTGCTCTGCTAGATATGAGTGACAagatttttgaaaaattaaaacaatttgtaaacCAATGTTATTTTGCCCAAGAACCCTGCTGTGATGTGCTTATTCTTGAGAAGCTTTTGCTTCTTACTTTGCTCTCCTGATTGCCGTATGCCAGGATCTGAAGGCAGTCTGTCGTGATGGCGAGGAATTTgacgtttgttttgtttaataaggCCACCATTTTCTGCAGGCCTCCGGCCAAACGGACAGCCATCTTGGCTCCTTCCTGGTGCAGTAGGAGGTTGTGTAGAGTCGTAATGGCATAAAAGAGTACAGAGTCCACTGGGGAACTGAAGAGACCACAGCAATATTAATTAGAGCCAAACTAATGGGATTCAAGCTTAAGCACACAGAGCAGGTCAAAGCACTCAGCCTGCTAGTCCTCGAATTCCAACACAACACAACTTCCATGATTCAAAAGATTCACAGGATATATAACCGCATGATCGTCTAGATTTGTCTGTTTACAAATAGAGAGCTTGAAGGTGTACCAACCCAAGCATTTTGACGAGAGCAGGGATGCCTCCCGATTTGAAGATGGACAGCAGGCCTTCTCTGTGGTGGGAAAGATTGTGCAGGGTGCCAGAGGTGCAGCGGGCCGTTTCTACATCACTAGTGTTCTGCATGGTCCTCACAATGGCCGACACCATCTGTGGGGATCGCATGATGGCGTGACGAGAGGCCTCCTTCTTTGAGAGCTGGTGCACCATCACAGCTGCCTTATTTACCACCACCTGAtggaaaagtaaaaagaaaatcgAGGCATTAGCTCACTCTGACAAGAGTCCCAGCACTGGCTGTTCTTGACAATCCATCCGTTCTAACCTGATCCTCATCGTTCAGTAGTTTGGTGAGTTCTGGAATGGCGCGGGTGGCCAGCTCTGCATCATCCTGGTAGTTAATGAGGTTGACCACGGCGTGTTTGAGCATCTGTGAGGGCTCGGCCAGGCGCTGGACGTTGGTGGGGTGGGCAGAGTCGAAGTGTGTGGAAGGTATCTGCATGCCCTCATCTAGAGTCTCAGGAAACATGGCCGCCCGGACTCTCTGGGCTCTGGTCATGGCATATTGACCATCAATGTCTACAGAGAAACCACAGTACTATATCAAGCAACGGTCttatgcacaattaatcaaaatgacTATAAAGGTCTGTTATGTCTTAATATAATACAGTGATTGTTAATAccagacaaaagacaagaaagCTATAACAATAAGCAATTGTCTCTGCACACACATTGGTTTGCAGAAGACCCAATGCTGTTTAAGGTTTACATAAGTGAATTGCGCATTTTCGATTCCAGACTATTTTGACCACATTAAGAACATGAAATCCTAATTTTCCATATTCTTTCCATGAATTCTTAAAACAGAAGAACAGAATCAGCACACATACCTGCTACCTGCTCCTGGTTGAAGGACTGGTTAAAGCCCTGCTCCCACTCATACAGCACCTGATTATCCACATCCTCATCCTCTGGGTTGCCCTTCCCACTCAGGGACGGGGCAGTGGTTGTGACCCCAGAGTGGATACCTGAGTCCAGGTAAGACTGTTGTTGCCAATGGCTGACTGCAGCCTTGCGGTCCGGCTCCATGGCCATGTCGAGCTCCATCAAGTCAGCTGAACATGAAACATTATAAAAAGAGATCATCAAATAGTATTTAAAACaagatgttaaatattttagCTCTTCCAAAACTTTCactttgcaaatatatattttaataaagaaacatGTAAAATAACTTACATTGTGTAGCCATGCTTCTCTCACAGCCAAGCACAGCCTcctaatctgaaaaaaaaaaaaacacgattaatttttacatttgtggTACTAACTTTCTCACACAGCACTCAagtctgtctctcacacacaaacacattccacAAAGTGTAGCCCCAGTGTTCGAACTGAAAGCTCTCTGTCTCCTAACCTGACTGCAGCTGGGATGAAAGAGTCAAGCAGAATGTGCCACACTACACACAACCACTCATATTATCTGCAGATCCTTCATGTAGcggttttattttttccaaaattccattttaatttttttcccaaattccattACAATTTTCTcgactcctttttaatagttaaattaagcaaactttatttttttgtcaaacatgggggatttactattaaaatgaaaacttggAATGTTGTGCGATTATTCCttgattatttgtttaattttagtcatagtagtagtagtgtacattctactgaaaagTATTAAGAGGCACAATGTCTTCAAatcaaaccagacttttattttgacgggttgcatgaatacatttacagttctgtgtatgagatagttagttttactcaaatcaaatggtcaaatgctcatggagagactctcagagcagttctggggatgttgttcatgtttttatgtccTCATCTAGTGAGACGGCAGACGCTAAAAATCACCGCAAGCATCACACACTTCCCTGTGTGTGTAGTAAACCCATGTGTGTGCGCCATTCTTTAACACAATACAGAATTTCtgaggaaaaataaaacatttaataaggctattttaagaataaatgaagaaattaagttgtttttatgcattcaaataattagacatgctacaACAGAATTTGGTATCAATGAAACAtattatgagataaaataaaataattgagccctaaacatgtcatttttgtcaaacatttaataaaactgaCATTGTATAAGttccatgattttaattaattagacatgctttttgatagtaaaattttatttaacgATTAGAAAGGATTCttgaaaaactaacaaaaaaattcTTAGGGAAAAATTTCTTCGGGCCCTATATTTAACACAATTACAATAGTATATggttttttgtgttattttaataagatttgttttcttaacaataaaaaaaagttttaatgagaAACGCAAAACTGGAAGCCtagtataaaaacaacaaatgagttattacaaacactcaatgctgaactgaagtgagATGTGAGGGAAAGCTTTTAATTTTATAACAAGTCTTTGCTTGGTGCTAATGTGGAGACCATAAGGAGTGGATAAAGATTTTCAGTTTCATGAAATGTTTAACAACCTAATGTTATATGTTCACCTATACAAAAGGGCCCCTTTTAGCTGGtatgtttcatttaatttcatgttaaacgggtttgtttttatcaaatttaacattagaattgtcatttattttcaatcattTAATTATAGCACCTAAAAtatatgttgcatgtaaaaaaagtgtttgtttcagCCAGTTAAAAGGTGGGTACATTCACATTGTATCCACATGATCAGGATGGTACCACCTCAGTCTCATTTTGAGCCACGAAAAACTGATCAGGCCTCACAAAATGATGTATTCAAAGTCACTCCATCACAAGCATGACAATAAAGCTTGAACTATTAGTGTCACTCCAAACATCCAACCTCAATCTCCTCCTCCAAGCCATGAGGGTTCTTAACACATTCTCTAGCAAAAGGCACTTAAGGTTTATATGACTTTTAATAATGTGCTCAGCCAGAAACCCCGCCATCACAACAGCGTCAAAATGCACATGACTTTG includes these proteins:
- the LOC113060111 gene encoding catenin beta-1-like, producing the protein MATQSDLMELDMAMEPDRKAAVSHWQQQSYLDSGIHSGVTTTAPSLSGKGNPEDEDVDNQVLYEWEQGFNQSFNQEQVADIDGQYAMTRAQRVRAAMFPETLDEGMQIPSTHFDSAHPTNVQRLAEPSQMLKHAVVNLINYQDDAELATRAIPELTKLLNDEDQVVVNKAAVMVHQLSKKEASRHAIMRSPQMVSAIVRTMQNTSDVETARCTSGTLHNLSHHREGLLSIFKSGGIPALVKMLGSPVDSVLFYAITTLHNLLLHQEGAKMAVRLAGGLQKMVALLNKTNVKFLAITTDCLQILAYGNQESKLIILASGGPQALVNIMRTYTYEKLLWTTSRVLKVLSVCSSNKPAIVEAGGMQALGLHLTDPSQRLVQNCLWTLRNLSDAATKQEGMEGLLGTLVQLLGSDDINVVTCAAGILSNLTCNNYKNKMMVCQVGGIEALVRTVLRAGDREDITEPAICALRHLTSRHQEAEMAQNAVRLHYGLPVVVKLLHPPSHWPLIKATVGLIRNLALCPANHAPLREQGAIPRLVQLLVRAHQDTQRRTSMGGTQQQFVEGVRMEEIVEGCTGALHILARDIHNRIVIRGLNTIPLFVQLLYSPIENIQRVAAGVLCELAQDKEAAEAIEAEGATAPLTELLHSRNEGVATYAAAVLFRMSEDKPQDYKKRLSVELTSSLFRTEPMTWNETGDLGLDIGVQGDPLGYRQDDPSYRSFHSGGYGQDAMGMDPMMEHEMGGHHPGPDYPVDGLPDLSHAQDLIDGLPPGDSNQLAWFDTDL